Below is a genomic region from Macrobrachium rosenbergii isolate ZJJX-2024 chromosome 24, ASM4041242v1, whole genome shotgun sequence.
TCTGATGAACCttctaaataatatttcataGATAAATGAATGCATTTTAAAGATCTGTGAATGTTAAGTAGCTTGTGCCATTAAATTAAGTGTAAGATAAAATTCTTAGTAAATAGGACTATTCGTCTCAATAAGGATAGTAGTTGACCAACAAAAGCTTATTTTACAAATgtccatttttcttcttattgattCACGTGACCTATTAGAGTAGGCAGAGACACCATTAGGTCtacagttccatcattgaaatTTCCAGTTTTTCCCTACATTTAAGAATCTGGAACGCTTAGACCAAAACTTACACAATCTCTAGATAAAAATTTTGCAGTATCAGTACTTGGGTTTTACGGAATCACTGCAGCTCGAACTGTCGGATGTGTTTTGAATCAACGATGAAGCATTAGTCGATCTACGGTTTTTGCAGTGGACGCAATTAGGCTCACGTTTCCAAGCAGTATACACTGGTAATATAGGCTCATATTTCAAAGATGTGAAGAAATTGTATAACTACTGACGAGGAATTATGGAATCAACTATAGTCAGCCAAACATGAACTAAAATCAGGAAGTGAACAGAAGACAATGAAGCCAACCACTTCCATCTGCAGTTCCCAGTCACCTCCGTTTGGTGACCTCTACATATGAAGTGCACATTTTTGTTACACTCGATACGACTCTTCCACCGTTTCTAAAGACCATTAACCCAAGACCCGTTTTGCAGACCGAACTTAATACTTGTACCTGACACTACGATAACTACAAGCCTGTGTGGGTTCCCTCACATCCTGTCATGCCGTCAAGATCAAGACTTCACGGTAATGTGCGAGGTACGACTCTATCGGGGAGAAAAGTAAAGAGGGTATAGAAAAAACACCAAGTCGAACTCACCTAACATAGAAAGAGTCGTTATAAAACACCATCCCCAATAGTGCTACTACTAGCACTCCCAAGGTTGATAGAATTACTTTACTACCAGAGAccttatactgtattgtataacGTCTCTGGTACTACTATAAGACTGTATACGCTGCGattcattaatttattcctaAAGCTAATATAACATTCTATTGAACtttaactttcatatttcttcagaaataaaaataaactagagTTGTTTGTCCCCATTCCCGACCACAGTCCTGTCCGGCCATGGCAAGTCAGCTTTTCAATGGACCTGGTTCGTTATCCCTATGGACAGGACAGGAACAACCCATTTCCCTATCGCAAAATCCCGTTAGCCAGAAATCTGTTGCTGGGGTCGGGGAACGGTGGATACGGGGAAGGAGGGAGCCGGACATACCGGCgtctttcttttaaagaaaggaCGCCCTAGGGGAAGGGTACAGTTCTCTTTGTCTGGCCTTACCTTAGGAGATAGAAGGAAGGCGACGAATTAGGGTGCGCTGGTTCTTACAGTTACACCGTTATGTAAGCTTTTCCTAATAGTTTCAGCACGATAAatggaaagctctctctctctcgtactaatgcatataaaatatacatgcacataatATTCGCCTTGTGAGTGGGCTGTGTATGCACAAAGAACGACCTcaatgagaaacaaaattaattggaAATATTTGCACATAAAACGTCCTGTTTCTCGCTGCCGGCAGCGCCGGTTGGTAATTCCAGGaatagcagagagagaaaaggcatttCTGCAATCTTATCTTCAAAATATCTACAATGTTGCACTGCCCGGTAACTAACTGTACATGAATCGTCAGCTAATATCGATAATTATCGAGTGCCCTCGCTCTCGAAGTGCTTTGTACGAAAAGCCATGCACTTTCTGCTGCAAGAATTCATACTAAGTGTGAGtgcatttgtaaatacagtatatatatatatatatatatatacagtatatatatatatatatatatatatatatatatatatatatatatatatatatacatatatatatatatatatatatatatgtgtgtgtgttgtttgtgtgtgtgtgtgtgttgtttgtgatATTGTTTATAAAGACGTAAATATGGACAAAGAATGACCCATACCTTGCTTGGCCCTATTAAATAAGGAAAGCAAAGTTATCAATGCACCTCCTGCTTCAGGTGCTGCCATACGATCGCCTACTGCAGAAAGATGTATTATTCGAAAAGAAAGAATGCAAACTTTTCAGGAGTATTCACGAGTATGAGCAGCATGGACTTCCAACAATCATAGTTAGCTACAATGATACTGGCTGCAGATATTTACTGTCAGCCCAAACTATGATACTAATGTGCAGcatatttgagaaaaatggaaaatatggaaGCGTGAGTTGGCATTATGAAACGAAACAGAAGAAAACTTGCATTTCAAATTAAATGTCGCAAGCAGTCCTAGAGAGCCCAAATGGGTGAATGACACCAGCGAAAGGGCAGCTTCACGTGCTGACTGAAAAAGAGGCTACAGGTAACAAATACATTTTGACTTCATGGGTTACATAACCTTACCCAAAAATGACTTCCAATCTGAAATGCTACCCCGACAATATCATGTTTTATAGACATTTAAAAGGACTGTTGGAAGCCTagtctttaaaaaacaaaaattattagttGCACTCACCGAACTAGGTCTACGTAGAAAGTGTTGCCAGTGAAGTTCTCATGGCATAGGTGATGTTGGTTGTTTCAAATTTCGTAAATGCGTTCAACACGGAAATTTGTGCAacctgaaaggaaaataagatatatgaatatgtattcaaTAGAACGGTCTacgtaaataaaactaaaagataacCTTTCCAGAAGAAAAACCAGTACCTACTAACAATGTCTAGGGGTCAGAAGTCCTTATTACGTTAGTCATGTCAAAACAACCAACTTACACGTTCTTCAATTTTATACGTAACTCTTAAGAGGTAAGTTTGTAATTAACTCATAGTCCATATACATTCGTCTTGAGCTGATTGAGGACGGCGTCAGTGATTACAACTTTCGCAACTCCGGTTTGCGAAGACTATGTTGGCAAGCTATGccatggaatgggatatagaatttagtacagaggccaaccgctgggacctatgagttcatttgacgatgaaaaggaaactgagagtagaaaggtctgaaaggtgtaacaggaggaaaacctcccagttgtactatgaaataattgttgggtgAGAGTCgataccaagatggaagaaagaaaacatgagtGGAGGTagggaaaggaatgaaaggggttgcagctaggggccgaagggaccctgcaaagaacctcaagtaatgcctacagtgtaccatgtgagatgcactgatgccACTACTCCCTACAGGGGAAGCTATGTCATTCTCAGTCCCTTCTCTATGAATTGATTAGCTCGAACACTAAAATGCTTCTAAATCTAAAATCAATGAAGTCATATCTATTCATGTCAATAATTAGAATTTGTTAGGTATCTCACTGAATAGCTAAGTAAGCCATACAGGTAGATTAAAATAGACCCAACCCACCAAACAACAACCGGGAATAGACCCAGCCCACCAAAAACCGGGAAGGGCAGAAAATGGTCTTGTGCAGTCCACTTTAACTCATTTCTCGCTACGTAACTGAGGGATGAATTGAGTTTGCGATGATTTGCATCGTTAAAAGTACGAAGAACTTAGGATGGTGTTCCTTTCATTTAGACTATACTAAAATGACTATTCATAAtccatttacaatatatatatatatactcagaacaCCATCTGATGTTTACGAGTAACATACTGtcaagataaaatttttaatcactGTCCACCTATGTAAACCACGCACTTCTTATTCACGACCCATTTACACACCCGCTAACTGACCCCTaattaaaattacttctttttgCAGATTGTAGAGACCGCCACCAGTCTTGCCGCACCTGGGCCGAACGAGGAGAATGCTACAAGAATGTAGGCTACATGATGGTCCACTGTGCTGACTCGTGCCATCAGTGTGTCGTCCAAGGTAAATCTAATACAAATCTACAAAGTAATCGATAAATTTTGTCCTTACTGTCAAAACATAAAATACTTATTACTTTTCTAATAGCAATGCCGATACTATTGCAAAATCTGAGTTGTAATATGAGAGCGCCGTTTTACTGTAAAGTTGTCGGGTATAATATGGATTATTACCCACATCATAACAATACCAGCCTATAACTAATTAAAAAAGattcaattaataattataaCTCGATAAATTTTTCAATCTGAAAAATCGATATAAATTTTGCGATGAAATATTAGAATGGACTCTCCACAACATACGTACACATCTCTGTGTGTGTAAGCAGTTGAtccataataattattttgttctaGAGACGAAAGACAACGGAACATACATTCgtcctttaaaagaaattttttttttcttaaaatcgtGATGGACGGCACAATCTTGACCGTTTACGAAACACCTTCGTAACCTAAACAAAAAGACTTCCTTAAGTCTAAACAAATCCAGGCTTGCCCAAACACTAGTAACCAGGCAGTTAAACATTCCATCTTTAAACAGACCCCGCAATACATCAAGATATATCGgaagtgttttattttccttatttattccaCTTTAACGGAGTCATGGAGAACCAGTTCCGTGTTTACGAAGAGCCGCTTACCAGAAAGGCGTCAAGTACAGTATAGTTATCCAACCCTCTTCCTGCTTTACCACGGTGTAGTGATGTTAACCATAGAAGGATTACatcacgagagagaaagagagagagagcacggatAGAGCAGTGGCCTTGATAAAAGCAATGACTTATTCTCTCATCGCGCTCCCTTGGTGATGGTCGGCTTGGCAATAGCACTACATATTTTCCCGCGCAATTTTGAAACTTCCTGATGCTACCAACTTTGACCTTGCCCTGTCGACTGactttccttctttaaaaaaaattgcctaaTTGTAGGAAGGAATTATTGTCGCTTTCCATGGAATGTTTCCACCTTGAAACATACTAAAGCAAGGGCTGGACACCAAATGCTTTACCTCAGCAGTATCAGAGACGGATAATTTTCCATGGGGACAGGATAAAACCAAAGATAGTGAGATCATCAGTAATACATACGGGGATTTAAATTTAGGAAATACTGTAGACTGTATATTCATACGTACGCCAGAACTAGAAAAATATAGCATACAACCTTAGTCAGCACGATAGCCTATGTGAGGAACTCAATCTTTTCCAAATCGAAATACGCACAAATCGCCAATTTActcccaagtaaaaaaaattcttcttacagcaacatttttattgttatggaaAACATTTAAGGTAACCTAAGCATATAAAGATCTTACCGTAGGCGCCAAATTCCGATTCGAAACACCGAGATCACGCCCTCTGACATCTCCCCTTCATTGATGCCTGTTGACTGTTGGTTATCCACACACTCCACATCCAAACCGGTCTGGCGGGAAACAAGAAGTAATGATTCTTTTGTTGGAACCTCTCTGTGGCAAATGCTTTCGTCCGGTGGTACTGAAATAGTACACCAggttgaataaaacaaaatttgaaagagttttcctttgttatataATTGGATTTTACACAAAAAAGCTGTGTTCCGGATAGCTACCGACATTCCTCGAATGATTCTTccgaaatttcatttaaaaatgggCTCGTTAACTGAATTACGAAAGAAAAGAACAACGGTCAAAGTTAACCACAATTTTCGGAACCCCGGCCCCCAAATGGGTAACGTGCTATTTTTTCATTGAGAGAACGTATATTGAGAACATTTTCCGTATATTACTACTTTTAATACTTGCCACACTAGCTAGAACACCTCAGGGATATAAATACTGGAACAAACGAAGACGGTAACTATCTCGGTAACATTAAAGTTGTGACAGATTTTAGTATGCTTTTCCTATTAAACATAATTATGTCgagacttaagaaaaaaaaaaaagctccaatATCGTAAACTGGTatcaaagtaaaatatcaaagtTTCTTAATgagttttttcatgaaaatactcTGCTAATATAAATTACCGAGCTTTGCATAACTGAGTCCTTGCCTGTTACATGCAATTGATTTTCCATTAAGAACTTGTGTTAATTCTTGTGAACGCTCCATGACAATCAGCTGATAGCCTATAACGCTGAGATCTGTATAGTACTTGATGTGGCTGAAAATGGAATCTGTGAAAATCGAAGTAACTGTAACCACAATCTTTGTGACTAAGGGGTCACTGAATATTGTTCATTGGACCATTAACAATATTTCATTAGTTACCTTTACATCATCTCCAAGAATGCTTAAGTGTTTAACGCGTGCAACAGTACTTTGCTTTGGCATCATTGTACATAAAAGACGGAATGTAAAACTTGAATCAACGCAATGGAAATTTGATTAACATGTAAAAAGTTACGTAGCATATTTCTCGGACGATGATTTCCCGCAATGGCTGTCTGAAAAAGCTTGAAGCttggaaaaaaatatgactgtGGTCTGATTAATCTAGTCTGTAATCACATTCATCATGCAGTGCCGAAGAAAATGGAACTACATGCAACATGTTTCTGAAAAATATAATCGAAGAGCTCTCGAGTTtaaactagaaaaatatatatatccaccctCCTCTTAAAGGTCTTCTTCCCGTTCATCGCGACTTCCTGAGGTAATTTTTCATATCACTGTTTCTCTTCCGGAATCACTTCTCTTTATCCCTCCCGTTTTGTCCCCCAATGCCCCACCCTAAATTCATAACCATGAGAGTTACTTTCCTTCGAGGAAGGACGCTGTCATTTCACGGTTCAAGACAAATCGAGTTTTTCCCGCCAAAACACCCTCTGTCCGACCCATCATCTCTGCCGCCTCCTCCCTTCGCCACACCTCACTCTCCTTGTCTTAAAGTCCCTTTACAGAGGAAATTGGCGCAAGAGTCAATGACAAGCGTGATTAATATGGCAGGAAACCAGAAGAATCCGTTGTCAACCGTGTCCATGCTCTCATTTGGTAATATTCAAGGTGCTATTGGCTGCCTCATATTTACGCTTAGCTCAACCCTTCTCAGGCAAATTTTTGTGTAAATCGTTCAAGGTTCACATGGAATAGATCGGTtgttatcattgtcatcatcatcatcacacccCAAACGCCGTGTGACGCAaagggcttctgtgaaattccgccactagtctcattcttgtcttttatccTCCACAATTCTCCATTAATCTCTAATCTGCTTTCTCGCAGCTCTTTTCCTGGGTGTGGTGCTAGCAGTATACGGATATTGAAAAGGATATCGAGAAGTAAAGAGGGCTTTTTTTTAGCTTATGAAAAACTACACTTTGTTCGCGGTCCATCGGGCATGCTCCCTTCGCATATCGTGCTTATAGTTTTCTGGAATtccttattttaatttgtaactgTTTTTGAGTATATATTGCAGTATCATAGTACAGTACTAGAAGGACTTGCAATATTAATAGTACTAGTATCTTACAGATTCTTTAACCTCTAAGAGACACGAGAAACTAAGAAGCAGtagaatttttactttcttataaaTGAGCTTAGTAATCAcgtttaagatttttttccttaacagatGACAACTGTAAAGACACCCACGATCAGTGCGCAGCTTGGGCTAACAACGGCGAATGTCAGCAGAACTACGCTTACATGAGAAAAGCCTGCGCCagatcctgcactttctgcatgcCCGCTAatggtaacattattattattattattattattattattattattattattattattattattattatagaaaataatcCCGAAGAGCGTTAACTTGACTTGCAGGGTTGCATAGAAAAGAATATCTAAACAAGGCCGAGAGATGACGATAGTAAATTTAACTGGGTACACCAAATggatatcaaaaaaataaataatgtgaaaataaattgaatCAGTGTGCTTGGAGGTGGTTTGGTCAAGTGCAAACATGTTAATATGAAGTTGCTGAGTGTGGAGGTGTTCTTAAATGTAATGACGTCTTCCTTCTCAGGGGCCATAACCTTTcgataaaatgacataaaatgtaTCACTgttgtaataatgataacgatagtAAGGAATCTACAACAGATTATGTACTAaaccatttctgtttttttccagATCATAGTGTGCCCTACGTTCACGCAAACTTGGTGGACTCCAGGTGGGAACAGTACAATAAAAGATTCCCAGGCCTGGCAAGGAACCACCATGTCTGAAACGGACCaagagaaaactttatttttatgaacgGCACCAATGTTGCTGTTAGTCATTTGTTATACATGAATTGGAGGAGAAATCCAAAGATACGCTTAACTACCCAAACTAGGCATAAGTCAtgttaaaacagagaaaaaatacatcTGTCGCCATACTGGTAAAATAATAGCCGTACGAAGGCTATAATTATCTCTCACAATAGACCGACCAATCATTAGACCTAGCGCAACAATTAGCatcctttgaataaaaaaaaagtgatctgTCAATCAGATCAACCTAAAATTGATTATTTTTCGCTAACGTAATGTTCCTCATATTTCTGTACAATAAACTGTTTCGGAAATAATATTTGCTACCCCAGGGAACTTCACAACGAACACATTCCCTACATTTTaggaatgttttatttcaaaaatatttttaaaatgttggaGCGCTCGATCTTGACTGAACgtttaaggaagaaaaaaaatagatggttttatatatcagttttatagataataaaaatcaacggctAAAGCAAAGCAGAAAACCGTTATGCTCCAGGTGCGTTTTTAATCTCCTGCTTTAGACTATATTCCACCCATGTGCTACTATTACCTTCACGTTTATCCCTTCAGTTTCTTTCATTCCTGTATAAGATGAGGAAGGGATGCTATTATATCTCCAAATGGCatcttgtaaatatgtattttatgtatgtttgcttTAGAAATATATTCGCTTTATATCAtgattcatatatgtaaatattcattacaATTTGACTATAATACGAATACTGTTAGAGGCTCGTCGACTGCTAATCTAATACCTTCCCAATCATATAAATTATCTTTGGAAAGAATAGACATTGATATTCTCCAATTTAAGCCTATTTTTATAGTTTGGTACCATAAAAAAGGTGTACATTTTTACATCCTTCATGAACACGTCTTATTACAGACGCTTTCACGATCACTATCTTATGTGGATGCAACCTGAAATGACACAGTGGATGtaccattaaaagtaaaaatttaaattttaaccaAAGGCTTTGCATTAATATAACAGTATAAATACTGATGATACATTGTATCCATCGTGGGCATTATCCCAGTTCAGGTGGAATACGTCTAGATTCCTCGAATAACGAGAGTGAATACGCAGACGTCAATGACTTTTTGTTTACTGATCCTGAGAAAAAGACCAAATCTTTACTCCAAACATAGTCACGAGGTCATAGCAAATATCTGTTGTCTTACAAATATGAGACTAGAGATAAAAGAGCAACCTCAAAATAACGATTCCCATTCGGATGGTGAGTTTGGAGCTTGAAAACGCAAGAGTTCTAATGCCAAGTAAACACTCGAGTCACTGTCGGTCTAAACATTTCGCTTAACTTGACAGTTTTTTCGTTCCTTTCAATACCGTCTTCATTTCCTGAACCCCTGCCCACAAGTCATTAGAGAAATAAGGAACAATACTTGGCAATTATTATTTTACTCGAGCAAACTAGCATTGCATTGCCCTTATCAATTATATCAATAGTAACATTCTTATATGCTTAcaaagtattccaaagatttctttTATCGAATTAATTATACCAGTTATGAAAAGGGGCATTATGAACAGAAATAAAGGGTTGATAAATGCACTGATTTCTGGCAGCAGTTTTGCCCAGGCTGCGTCATGGTTACATGTATatcaatatgaatataatttgatatatttaagtGTGAcaatatgtgtataattataagtttttataataaaatttttatgataagcTTTGCTGATTTATTGTCCTTCAGTTCTCAGCAAGACTACACTCAAGCAGAAAGCGAAAGCTGCACAATTAATATATTCAGTCATTAGGTGCGACGCTCTTGCAGGTAGAGgctcaatacaaaattaatttttattcataaaaaaatccttcTACATTTCCTTGCTTGACGATTGCCGACTCATTTTTACTATATAGGTTACGAAACTGGTCAATGTTGACGGTGAAAAGTCACGTAGTTTGAGCTATTAAATACAAAAGATTGGCATTCGTTGCTTATTTAAGGCATGAAAGcaagaacaatgaaaacaaatgttaCTACTTTTGATACCCAATTCgtgtaagaaatgaaaatacacaaactaAATACATTGCAATTTAACTTGTGATATAATCTCCGGAACTATAAATGATGTATTATTGACGCCTCACGGAAATCACCTCatgaatattaattgattttttacattattcattctGGAATTGCAAAGGTCGACCACTAAACTTCAATCTTTTGACCTCCATTGCTCACTTTTACCCTTGGCGAGATGACTGCAAGAGCTCGATTCAAATTTGCTGAGGACACGGGGCCTGGCATGGCTCGATAGATTTGTATGTTCTTTACCTTATTATACTCTATTCTAGCACCAGTctagcgtcttattattcttttttagcaATGTACGCCAgaactattaaaagaaaaatagtttatgCCTTAGACCTTGGTGTGGCAACAGGCCGAGCCTCTCGCAAATTGTTTTCTGTCTTACGCGACCGAATGAATCTTATCGAGAAACGATAATTAAGGAAAAAGGTAACGGgatatttttaattactgataAGGTGTTTTCTTGtccacaaaaataattaaaacctaAAGTTCTGGCTCTCGTTAACATTGCCCTGCGGCACATTCGGCTCTCGCGTTTAAGTGGATGCAGATTTAAAGCCAGCTGCGAAGTTCCGCCCAGGATTCAGACTTGTTTGAGGAAGAAAACGATTTTTACGGTGCAAGAGAATAACTTCATTTGGGAAAATGTACAAATCATTTCTAAATCATCACTATATTAAGCCTTTAGAGAATCAT
It encodes:
- the LOC136851889 gene encoding zinc metalloproteinase nas-13-like; the encoded protein is MAKLFSLLCVAGAVLVSLAPSCHSQTNDCRDRHQSCRTWAERGECYKNVGYMMVHCADSCHQCVVQDDNCKDTHDQCAAWANNGECQQNYAYMRKACARSCTFCMPANDHSVPYVHANLVDSRWEQYNKRFPGLARNHHV